In the genome of Phacochoerus africanus isolate WHEZ1 chromosome 10, ROS_Pafr_v1, whole genome shotgun sequence, one region contains:
- the TMEM150C gene encoding transmembrane protein 150C produces MDGKRCSVWMFLPLVFTLFTSAGLWIVYFIAVEDDKIFPLNSAERKLGVKHAPYISIAGDEPPASCVFSQVMNMAAFLALVVAVLRFIQLKPKVLNPWLNISGLVALCLASFGMTLLGNFQLTNDEEIHNVGTSLTFGFGTLTCWIQAALTLKVNIRNEGRKTGIPRVILSASITLCVVLYFILMAQGIHMYAARVQWGLVMCFLSYFGTFAVEFRHYRYEIVCSEYQENFLSFSETLSEASEYQTDQV; encoded by the exons ATGGACGGGAAGAGGTGCAGCGTGTGGATGTTTTTACCTCTTGTATTTACCCTGTTTACTTCAGCTGGATTGTGGATAGT atACTTCATAGCTGTGGAAGATGACAAGATTTTCCCATTAAATTCAGCTGAAAG GAAACTGGGTGTGAAGCATGCGCCATACATAAG TATTGCAGGTGATGAGCCTCCTGCAAGCTGCGTGTTTAGTCAAGTTATGAACATGGCAGCCTTCCTAG CTCTTGTGGTAGCTGTTCTGCGCTTCATACAGCTGAAACCAAAGGTTTTAAATCCGTGGCTGAATATTAGCGGCTTGGTGGCGCTCTGTCTGGCTTCCTTTGGAATGACCTTACTTGGTAATTTTCAG CTCACAAACGACGAAGAAATCCATAATGTCGGAACTTCCTTGACTTTCGGGTTTGGCACATTGACCTGCTGGATCCAGGCTGCCTTGACACTCAAAGTCAACATCAGGAATGAAGGACGGAAAACTGGAATTCCACGCGTTATTCTCTCAGCATCTATCACTCTCTGTGTGGTCCTCT ACTTCATCCTGATGGCCCAAGGCATCCACATGTACGCAGCCAGGGTCCAGTGGGGCCTGGTCATGTGCTTCCTGTCTTACTTCGGCACCTTCGCCGTGGAGTTCCGGCACTATCGTTACGAGATCGTGTGTTCCGAGTACCAGGAGAATTTCCTGAGCTTCTCGGAGACCCTGTCGGAAGCGTCTGAATACCAGACGGACCAGGTGTAA